One stretch of Miscanthus floridulus cultivar M001 chromosome 18, ASM1932011v1, whole genome shotgun sequence DNA includes these proteins:
- the LOC136523250 gene encoding probable cinnamyl alcohol dehydrogenase 8A, whose translation MRASSSTSIWELRCHAGEQQQHASRVLRTPPRPRAGEAAFCAGEAACFVDSCRSCDSCSKGYESYCPQLVPTSNGVGLDDGGATTQGGFSDILVVREHYVVRVPSSLRPPGPRSPLLCAGVTVFSPLVQYGLNAPGKHLGVVGLGGLGHLAVRFGKAFGMTVTVISTSLSKREEALGRLGADAFLVSRDPAHMEAAASTMDGIVDTVSADHPVTPLLDLLKPMGQMVVVGFPSKPLEVPTFGLITGEKRVAGSAGGGVGECQAMLDFAGEHGISTGGRGTPSASPAPRSAESGGEAAAPPRAPGQETSRRPRASIEGHFGTSERNMTGQRSQLTDGCTKWMVVPFTDENFNLMPNKKVQKF comes from the exons ATGCGGGCAAGCAGCAGCACGTCAATATGGGAGCTCCGATGTCATgcgggcgagcagcagcagcacgccagCCGCGTCCTCCGCACACCGCCCAGGCCGCGAGCAGGAGAGGCCGCGTTTTGCGCAGGAGAGGCCGC CTGCTTCGTCGACTCGTGCCGCAGCTGCGATAGCTGCAGCAAGGGGTACGAGAGCTACTGCCCGCAGCTCGTGCCAACCTCCAACGGCGTGGGCTTGGACGACGGCGGCGCCACAACCCAGGGGGGCTTCTCCGACATCCTCGTCGTCCGCGAGCACTACGTGGTGCGGGTCCCGTCCAGCCTACGCCCGCCGGGGCCGCGCAGCCCGCTGCTGTGCGCGGGCGTCACCGTGTTCAGCCCGCTGGTGCAGTATGGCCTCAACGCCCCTGGCAAGCACCTGGGCGTCGTGGGTCtcggaggcctcggccacctggcCGTCAGGTTCGGCAAGGCGTTTGGGATGACGGTCACCGTCATCAGCACGTCGCTGAGTAAGCGCGAGGAGGCGCTCGGCCGCCTCGGCGCCGACGCGTTCCTGGTCAGCCGCGACCCCGCGCACATGGAGGCCGCGGCGAGCACGATGGACGGCATCGTCGACACGGTGTCGGCGGACCACCCTGTCACGCCGCTGCTGGACCTGCTCAAGCCCATGGGGCAGATGGTCGTCGTGGGCTTCCCGAGCAAGCCTCTTGAGGTGCCTACCTTCGGCCTCATCACCGGCGAGAAGCGTGTGGCCGGGAGTGCCGGCGGTGGCGTCGGGGAGTGCCAAGCGATGCTCGACTTCGCGGGTGAGCACGGGATCAGCACTGGCGGGCGAGGAACTCCCAGCGCGTCCCCCGCACCTCGATCTGCTGAGTCCGGCGGAGAGGCCGCTGCGCCTCCACGAGCTCCTGGGCAGGAGACGAGCCGCCGGCCGCGAGCTAGTATAGAGGGGCATTTTGGTACTTCCGAAAGAAACATGACAGGTCAACGCAGTCAACTGACGGATGGATGCACTAAATGGATGGTAGTGCCATTTACAGATGAAAATTTTAACTTGATGccaaataagaaagttcaaaaaTTTTAG